A window of Exiguobacterium sp. FSL W8-0210 contains these coding sequences:
- a CDS encoding HAD family hydrolase: MLDQEGRVWKDIVYTEMIRRFELSLSVEVLLHDYVTRYPIFARSFPGVDTFFAQLPPELPIGLLSNGRTTFQRAVCDAIGLSPSFTQIGISEQEGVRKPDPAFFLRLTDRLGVRPDDVLYVGDNYDHDILPARALGMQAIWKRTGDVPLTDTQFSDWCQLPAPLQDLIRKENQP, translated from the coding sequence TTGCTTGATCAAGAAGGACGCGTCTGGAAGGACATCGTCTATACGGAAATGATTCGTCGCTTCGAATTGTCGCTTTCTGTTGAAGTACTGCTACACGACTACGTGACGCGTTATCCAATCTTCGCACGGAGCTTTCCGGGGGTCGACACCTTTTTTGCGCAATTACCGCCTGAGCTACCCATCGGCTTACTATCGAACGGTCGGACGACGTTCCAACGTGCCGTCTGTGACGCAATCGGACTGTCTCCCTCCTTTACGCAGATCGGGATCTCGGAACAAGAAGGCGTCCGTAAACCGGATCCGGCATTTTTCCTTCGCTTAACGGACCGTTTAGGTGTTCGCCCGGACGACGTCCTTTATGTTGGCGACAATTACGACCACGACATCTTACCGGCACGCGCCCTCGGCATGCAGGCGATTTGGAAGCGCACAGGCGATGTTCCATTGACTGACACGCAATTTTCGGACTGGTGCCAGTTACCTGCCCCACTCCAAGACCTGATACGAAAGGAGAACCAGCCATGA
- a CDS encoding GNAT family N-acetyltransferase: protein MTEQIRRFQPDDFEQIHRLNALEGWQDLVADQKRTRNAWMNANAAFVLESDGEILAYVRALTDGSVTTFVCELLVSRNARKRGYGQQLLDHLQLTYPTRIDLLATRQSASFYEQQGFRAFHGFRKSR from the coding sequence ATGACGGAACAGATTCGCCGTTTCCAACCTGACGATTTTGAGCAGATTCATCGATTGAACGCATTAGAAGGATGGCAGGATCTCGTCGCTGATCAAAAGCGGACCCGCAACGCGTGGATGAATGCAAATGCCGCTTTCGTCCTTGAGTCTGACGGAGAAATCCTTGCCTATGTCCGCGCTTTAACGGACGGTTCAGTGACGACGTTCGTCTGTGAGCTCCTCGTCAGCCGAAACGCACGCAAGCGTGGGTACGGACAACAGTTACTCGATCACTTGCAACTTACCTATCCGACGCGGATTGATCTCCTGGCAACTCGTCAATCTGCTTCCTTTTATGAACAACAAGGATTTCGTGCTTTCCATGGTTTCCGTAAATCACGATGA
- a CDS encoding GNAT family N-acetyltransferase — protein MTIRSWIEDDLPQLVGLMTHLGYPTSEDVLRERFSRITRHPDYELLVLEDDDMLLGCVGLFQAQAFEHDTTYVRIVAFIVNAKHRRRGIGHRLIRAAEDWTHERGATTVLLNSGNRPEREAAHHFYQAMGYSVTSTSYSKSLASS, from the coding sequence ATGACCATCCGGTCTTGGATAGAAGACGATCTACCGCAATTGGTCGGATTGATGACGCACCTTGGTTATCCGACAAGCGAGGACGTCTTACGCGAACGATTTTCGCGGATCACTCGTCATCCGGATTATGAATTGCTTGTGCTAGAAGACGACGATATGCTTCTCGGCTGCGTCGGTCTATTTCAGGCGCAAGCGTTCGAGCATGATACGACCTATGTCCGAATCGTCGCGTTCATCGTCAACGCGAAACATCGTCGGCGGGGAATCGGTCACCGCTTGATCCGAGCAGCGGAAGACTGGACACACGAAAGAGGAGCAACTACCGTTTTACTGAACAGTGGTAATCGACCAGAACGCGAAGCAGCCCATCACTTTTATCAAGCGATGGGCTACAGCGTGACGAGCACAAGTTATTCGAAATCACTCGCTTCATCGTGA
- a CDS encoding sigma-70 family RNA polymerase sigma factor: MFRKSGAALSDAAFEAALFAEEDYVYRISFIYLKEEVAALENVQEVAYRAWRGRKSLRDASYFKTWLTRITMNCAFQQQRASFQPLAIEPSQTTSFEERLVDRLYLDDLLDVLEPTERSIVYFRYEEDLSLQEIAQTFNVPLSTIKSTLYRALEKVRRQKGMSL; this comes from the coding sequence GTGTTTCGAAAGTCAGGTGCAGCATTATCCGACGCTGCTTTTGAAGCAGCTTTATTCGCAGAAGAAGACTATGTGTACCGTATTTCCTTCATTTATCTGAAAGAGGAGGTGGCAGCGCTTGAGAACGTCCAAGAGGTCGCGTACCGGGCATGGCGTGGGCGAAAGAGTTTACGGGATGCTTCGTATTTTAAGACGTGGTTGACGCGCATCACGATGAATTGCGCTTTCCAGCAACAGCGAGCGTCGTTTCAGCCGCTCGCGATCGAACCCAGTCAAACGACGTCGTTTGAAGAGCGTCTCGTCGATCGCTTGTACTTGGACGATTTACTGGATGTCCTCGAGCCGACCGAGCGATCAATCGTCTACTTCCGGTATGAAGAAGATTTGTCATTGCAAGAGATTGCGCAAACCTTCAATGTGCCACTGAGTACGATCAAAAGCACGTTGTACCGCGCACTCGAGAAAGTACGACGACAGAAGGGGATGAGTCTATGA
- a CDS encoding serine hydrolase domain-containing protein translates to MYKKLIALPELTHLEGAVSIHQQGEQIFSHANGFAHRGYRASNTETTRFGIASGAKLFTAVAILRLVEAGKVALDEHVAPILPDIGIDLDGVTVHHLLTHTSGIGDYFDEATMTDFEEVFQDFPMYRLRRPIDFLTLFQDQKRLFTAGERFHYNNAGYILLGLVIEQLTKQPFSDYVTNELFARAQMTQSGYFRLDSLPADTATGHIENEDGMWRTNHYALPIIGGPDGGAFLTASDMERFWRSLLTHQLLSESMTTQLFHPYVKVNDVASYGYGVWLKRLDAMHEKWHIMGYDPGVSFHSAYYPQSETIVTVLSNTSDGAYALVQAIEQLLLEKGIHT, encoded by the coding sequence GTGTACAAGAAACTCATTGCTTTACCGGAGCTTACGCACCTCGAAGGGGCGGTCTCCATCCACCAGCAAGGTGAACAAATCTTTAGCCATGCTAACGGATTCGCACATCGGGGCTACCGCGCATCGAATACAGAAACGACACGATTCGGAATTGCTTCTGGTGCGAAACTTTTCACGGCGGTCGCCATTTTACGGTTAGTCGAGGCAGGAAAGGTAGCACTCGACGAACACGTCGCGCCGATTCTACCGGACATAGGAATCGATCTAGACGGCGTGACCGTACATCATCTGTTAACCCATACGTCAGGCATCGGTGATTATTTTGACGAAGCGACGATGACCGATTTCGAGGAGGTTTTTCAAGATTTCCCGATGTACCGTTTGCGTCGTCCCATCGATTTTTTAACGTTGTTTCAGGACCAAAAAAGACTGTTCACTGCGGGCGAACGTTTTCATTACAACAATGCGGGATACATCCTGCTCGGCCTCGTGATCGAACAATTGACGAAACAACCCTTCTCGGATTACGTGACGAACGAATTATTCGCTCGCGCGCAAATGACACAGTCTGGTTACTTCCGACTCGACTCGCTACCGGCAGATACAGCCACCGGCCATATCGAGAATGAAGACGGTATGTGGCGAACGAATCACTATGCGTTACCGATCATTGGCGGACCAGATGGCGGCGCCTTCCTCACAGCATCAGACATGGAACGTTTCTGGCGAAGTCTTCTGACGCATCAATTGCTGTCCGAATCGATGACCACGCAACTGTTTCATCCCTACGTTAAAGTCAACGATGTTGCGTCTTATGGTTACGGCGTCTGGCTGAAACGACTCGATGCCATGCATGAGAAGTGGCACATCATGGGTTACGACCCGGGTGTCAGCTTTCATTCCGCCTATTATCCACAATCGGAAACGATCGTCACCGTCTTATCGAATACGTCTGACGGAGCCTACGCGCTCGTTCAGGCCATCGAACAACTTTTACTTGAGAAAGGAATCCATACATGA
- a CDS encoding group-specific protein — MNLYIASRFDHTLTVRWLRDELRLRGHDVTYDWTMNNRAEDPEALRKIGLAEFEAVQQADAFVLVLPAGKSSHVELGIALATNRPIYLCMPDATYFTGPLASTFYHIGRTTSCFGTKEDWLTQILADRLPEEQLTS; from the coding sequence ATGAACCTTTATATCGCTTCTCGCTTTGATCACACGTTGACCGTCCGCTGGCTCCGCGATGAACTCCGCTTGCGTGGACACGATGTAACATACGACTGGACGATGAACAATCGGGCAGAGGATCCTGAAGCATTACGAAAGATTGGTCTTGCTGAATTCGAAGCCGTGCAACAAGCGGACGCCTTCGTGCTCGTGTTACCGGCAGGAAAAAGTAGTCACGTCGAACTCGGGATTGCGCTCGCGACGAATCGTCCGATTTACTTATGCATGCCGGATGCGACCTACTTCACCGGACCATTGGCCAGTACGTTTTATCATATCGGACGGACGACCTCTTGCTTCGGAACGAAAGAAGATTGGCTCACGCAGATTCTCGCCGATCGCTTACCGGAAGAACAACTGACGTCATGA
- a CDS encoding AAA family ATPase has translation MTIGPTHAGKTTFARQLAQRLPASLVIDQDLQARFLLEHYPDLVPTEGPNQIKHDLTGWLIEQAITSSVEAIILCNANTSRIGRKQLLDPFSRSTFRSILVWFDLPEAILSNRLTHSKRDGREIRGDSSYYDIYQRQRIEPPVSGEADQIVRLRSTEDVDTLLDHVTNPSLDALFDAVSTD, from the coding sequence TTGACGATTGGACCGACCCATGCCGGGAAAACGACGTTCGCCCGACAGCTTGCTCAACGTCTACCAGCAAGCCTTGTCATCGATCAAGATCTTCAAGCACGTTTTTTGCTCGAACATTATCCAGACCTTGTTCCAACAGAAGGACCAAATCAGATCAAACATGACTTGACGGGATGGTTGATCGAACAGGCAATCACGTCCTCCGTCGAGGCAATCATCTTATGTAATGCCAACACCTCGCGGATTGGTCGGAAACAATTATTAGATCCATTCTCCCGTTCGACGTTCCGCTCGATCCTCGTCTGGTTCGATTTACCCGAAGCCATCCTTTCAAACCGACTGACTCACTCCAAACGCGATGGACGAGAAATTCGTGGCGACTCGTCGTACTACGATATCTATCAGCGGCAACGAATCGAGCCGCCAGTTTCCGGTGAAGCGGACCAAATCGTTCGTCTTCGTTCGACGGAAGACGTTGACACACTCCTCGACCATGTCACGAATCCGTCGCTTGATGCTCTCTTCGATGCGGTATCGACTGATTGA
- a CDS encoding phosphotransferase produces MSEEQRLTGGNVSAVYQKGEHVYRSQKENSNNVQRLLRHLEAKRLSGVPRFIGIDEQNREILTFLPGETADYPLKAYMWHDDVLDDVARLMRQYHDATVDFYVSPDWAPLLNTPTPYEVICHNDFAVYNTIFQDQKLSGVIDFDLAAPGPRAWDIVYTLYTFVPLSSRRQAPDGSVLAYSPDQDDTRFAKRVSRFLDAYGYEGPRSELLSMLLLRIEALYLLIDQRAAEGDAAFIKMKEEGHDTHYRAEYRFIAEHGEKWFIDKSSIK; encoded by the coding sequence ATGTCTGAAGAACAACGATTGACCGGCGGAAATGTCTCCGCTGTCTATCAAAAAGGTGAGCATGTCTATCGCTCACAAAAAGAGAACAGCAACAACGTCCAACGGTTATTGCGCCACTTAGAAGCGAAACGCCTATCCGGTGTTCCCCGTTTCATCGGTATCGACGAACAAAATCGAGAGATCCTGACCTTTCTCCCTGGCGAAACGGCCGATTATCCCCTAAAAGCATACATGTGGCATGATGACGTATTGGACGATGTCGCACGTCTGATGCGCCAGTATCATGACGCGACAGTCGACTTCTACGTCTCGCCGGACTGGGCACCGTTGCTCAATACCCCGACTCCATACGAAGTCATCTGTCACAACGATTTTGCCGTCTACAATACGATTTTTCAGGATCAAAAACTGAGTGGCGTGATTGACTTTGACCTCGCGGCACCCGGTCCACGTGCTTGGGATATCGTCTACACGCTCTATACGTTCGTTCCGCTTAGCAGCAGACGACAAGCACCTGACGGATCCGTTCTTGCTTATTCACCGGACCAAGATGACACACGTTTCGCCAAGCGAGTGAGTCGGTTCCTTGATGCGTATGGCTATGAAGGACCGCGTTCCGAACTGCTATCCATGTTATTGTTGCGCATCGAAGCCCTCTATCTATTAATTGATCAAAGAGCTGCGGAAGGTGATGCTGCCTTCATCAAGATGAAAGAAGAAGGTCACGACACACATTACCGCGCGGAATACCGTTTCATCGCGGAACATGGGGAGAAGTGGTTCATCGATAAATCTTCGATAAAATAA
- a CDS encoding DUF2268 domain-containing protein: MSKSTKVQSESVKIDAESKLNIVFLYEPYKQYLQSSLKNKDPEEDKKNYAKYVLSYIDKIGEKEQFATADLKGFPMLQSTVYEQELLDKIENLMKQQDDITKIIKKNYIASHKILPKKKSTIIVAPVNPESSFDLQSMKGVTGAAYKDAFILYLDTNYDQDILAYSTAHEYHHLVLKDTPDFSLSTTLNSVIVEGKADAFADRIVKGVSPPWNVEMDEATKKHVVHLVNSYEVSQLDFVVGNEQKEIPRWSNYILGRDILNHYFESHPDQSIADWTYTDQADILKGYTYQKILEQ; encoded by the coding sequence ATGTCAAAGAGTACAAAAGTACAATCCGAATCTGTAAAAATCGATGCCGAAAGTAAATTGAACATTGTTTTTCTTTATGAACCATACAAACAATATCTACAATCGTCCTTAAAAAACAAAGATCCTGAAGAAGATAAAAAGAATTATGCCAAATATGTCTTAAGCTATATCGACAAAATCGGGGAAAAGGAGCAGTTCGCGACAGCCGACTTGAAAGGTTTCCCGATGTTGCAATCAACCGTGTACGAACAAGAGCTACTCGACAAAATCGAGAACTTGATGAAACAACAAGATGACATTACAAAAATCATTAAAAAAAATTACATCGCTTCTCATAAGATCCTTCCCAAAAAGAAAAGTACCATTATCGTCGCTCCGGTTAATCCTGAATCCTCTTTCGATCTTCAGTCGATGAAAGGTGTTACAGGAGCAGCCTATAAAGATGCATTCATTCTCTACCTGGATACAAACTACGATCAAGACATCCTGGCATATTCGACGGCACACGAATACCATCACTTAGTCCTCAAGGATACACCTGATTTTAGTTTAAGTACGACTCTTAATTCCGTCATCGTCGAAGGAAAGGCAGATGCCTTTGCCGACCGAATCGTCAAAGGCGTCTCCCCTCCATGGAATGTCGAAATGGATGAAGCAACGAAGAAACATGTCGTACATCTGGTCAACAGCTATGAAGTATCACAACTCGACTTCGTCGTAGGTAACGAACAAAAAGAGATTCCTCGTTGGAGTAACTACATATTGGGGCGTGATATCCTCAATCACTATTTTGAATCGCATCCAGATCAGTCCATTGCTGACTGGACCTATACGGATCAAGCAGATATCTTAAAAGGATACACGTATCAAAAGATTCTTGAACAATGA
- a CDS encoding ABC transporter ATP-binding protein: MNITFQDVSHSFERSGVRTDVLHQLNGQFLQSEVTALVGPSGSGKSTFLSLLSSLDRPSSGQILYDRQDITSWKNKRLSQFRSQEIGFIFQQFHLLPSLTVSENLKVALLKQKTSFNQDERILELLDRVGLDDKRNALPAQLSGGQQQRVAIARALLHHPQWILADEPTGNLDSMTGDAIFELLLELHREAKCGVLFVTHDLELAERADRILFMQDGRIVEDRRKRTVQSV, from the coding sequence ATGAATATTACCTTTCAAGATGTTTCGCACTCGTTCGAGCGAAGCGGTGTCCGGACCGATGTCTTGCATCAACTAAACGGACAATTTTTGCAATCGGAAGTAACGGCACTCGTCGGTCCGTCCGGGTCCGGAAAATCGACGTTCCTTAGTCTCCTTAGTTCGCTCGATCGTCCGTCGTCCGGTCAGATTCTCTATGACAGACAGGACATTACGTCTTGGAAGAACAAACGGTTATCACAATTTCGCTCGCAAGAGATCGGCTTCATCTTCCAGCAGTTTCATCTCCTACCGTCACTGACGGTGTCCGAGAACTTAAAGGTCGCCTTGTTAAAACAAAAGACATCGTTTAATCAAGACGAGCGAATCCTCGAGCTGCTCGATCGGGTCGGACTCGACGACAAACGAAATGCTTTACCTGCTCAACTATCCGGCGGGCAACAACAACGGGTCGCAATCGCCCGCGCCTTGCTGCATCATCCGCAATGGATTCTTGCAGATGAGCCGACTGGTAATCTTGATTCCATGACCGGTGACGCGATTTTTGAACTGTTGCTAGAACTGCATCGTGAAGCCAAATGTGGCGTTTTATTTGTCACACACGACTTAGAACTCGCCGAACGCGCTGACCGAATTCTCTTCATGCAGGATGGTCGGATCGTCGAAGACCGCCGAAAACGCACGGTGCAAAGTGTCTAA
- a CDS encoding ABC transporter permease, producing MLRFVINQWRRQRGKFILTLVGALIISAGLSLMFNLTDSSQGTVEQTLQKKWSSAYDIVVRPKGSQMTTESNNLLEPNYLNGINGGISFKQYQQIKQMNEIDIAAPVAVMGYANIGISIPNQIHFPDEPGIYRLSNSHYGAGGFSKELIAQDGAYFSTTEEPLVPPNTRLIHLQDPKGFSSIQPFTYSLIVGIDPEAEAQLVGLDKSILNKKKFRYFNQEDVPSASKESSNQFNIPVLINPKSFNTGYSQFMLEQVNVDLKTKQARDTFYQRLAKSNAPQPLDQEKRKIIQDIKVDASKVESAFFDSFLGQKTKSLSQAEANTDAQLVAQTGSLTYQTVKSPFPTRWENAYEVHTAPTTFKNTILSSSYLPKHGFRTVDSYEIKMKKSDGSAFKSMNPYLTFNVVGLYDPNKINVSKDPLNELPMETYRPSAASIVLDSKNEPVNPAQPINTTGNPIGLLTNSPNVLTTVDSVKKVMGDQSISSIRLKVKGASSVGEQSDKTLQRIKSEIERKTGHIATITKGSSPQPVVTKVVDDGKTLGWIEQPWIHIGAAMTIFRETSVGFSGVIFAMLAVAIVYVLATSYVSMLARRKEFAVLLALGWRTKDLYKIVLIEAAILAGFVSTIALIVEGIFSLVRSEAMNGWSLLWIALFSLVIYLAGAIWSAWTIRRISPYEAIKTGEYAKAARVGLKLRSTVTLALKELIGKWKRNSLSVLSIALPTALLTFFLFVTFHLQGVLYTSWLGQFVALQVGPMHYVTMGVAITIAILTTGEIMWQNVTDRRASLAVLKALGWANGAIRQLIVLEGFLVGLISGIIGLIVAYSTIYVLYDLVPWNEPLLIGVSLALPILFGVIAAFIPAQLAARVQPYQELKDAS from the coding sequence ATGTTACGCTTCGTCATCAATCAATGGCGCCGGCAGCGCGGGAAATTCATCCTGACGCTTGTCGGTGCACTGATCATCAGTGCCGGGCTCAGTTTAATGTTCAATCTCACAGACTCCAGTCAAGGGACGGTCGAACAGACGTTACAAAAGAAATGGTCGTCTGCGTATGATATCGTCGTGCGACCGAAAGGCAGTCAGATGACGACGGAATCAAATAATTTACTCGAACCGAATTATCTCAATGGGATCAATGGTGGGATTTCGTTTAAGCAGTACCAACAAATCAAACAAATGAACGAGATTGATATCGCAGCTCCTGTTGCTGTCATGGGATACGCTAATATCGGCATCTCGATTCCAAATCAAATCCACTTTCCGGACGAGCCTGGTATTTATCGACTGAGTAATTCACATTATGGTGCTGGTGGATTTTCGAAAGAACTCATTGCACAGGATGGTGCCTACTTTTCAACTACGGAAGAGCCGCTCGTTCCTCCGAATACGCGATTGATCCATCTTCAAGATCCGAAAGGTTTTTCATCCATACAACCCTTTACCTATAGTCTTATCGTCGGAATCGATCCGGAGGCGGAAGCGCAACTCGTCGGTTTGGATAAGAGCATCCTGAATAAAAAGAAGTTTCGTTACTTCAACCAGGAGGATGTCCCCTCAGCCAGCAAGGAGAGTTCCAACCAATTCAATATTCCGGTATTGATTAACCCAAAATCCTTCAATACGGGATATAGTCAATTTATGTTAGAACAAGTTAACGTCGATCTGAAAACGAAACAAGCACGCGACACATTCTATCAACGACTAGCTAAATCGAACGCCCCTCAACCTCTCGATCAAGAAAAACGGAAGATCATCCAAGACATTAAAGTCGATGCCTCTAAGGTCGAGAGCGCTTTTTTTGATTCCTTCCTCGGTCAAAAAACTAAGTCCCTTTCGCAAGCAGAAGCAAATACTGACGCTCAACTCGTCGCCCAGACAGGCTCTTTGACTTATCAAACGGTGAAGAGTCCGTTCCCTACACGGTGGGAGAATGCTTATGAAGTGCATACAGCACCTACTACATTCAAAAACACGATATTATCGTCCTCTTATCTTCCGAAGCATGGCTTCCGGACGGTAGATTCTTATGAAATAAAAATGAAAAAATCGGATGGATCTGCTTTTAAATCAATGAATCCTTATCTGACGTTTAATGTCGTCGGTTTGTATGATCCGAACAAGATCAATGTATCCAAGGATCCATTGAACGAATTACCGATGGAGACCTATCGACCATCGGCTGCGAGTATCGTACTTGACTCAAAAAACGAGCCGGTCAATCCTGCCCAACCGATCAACACGACCGGGAATCCAATTGGTCTGTTGACGAACTCTCCAAACGTTCTCACGACGGTCGATAGTGTCAAAAAGGTGATGGGCGACCAATCGATTTCATCGATCCGGTTGAAAGTAAAGGGGGCTTCTTCTGTCGGTGAACAGTCAGATAAAACCTTACAACGCATCAAGTCGGAAATCGAACGAAAGACTGGTCATATCGCTACGATCACCAAAGGGTCCTCCCCTCAACCGGTCGTCACGAAGGTCGTCGATGACGGGAAGACGCTCGGTTGGATCGAACAACCGTGGATCCACATCGGCGCTGCGATGACGATCTTCCGCGAGACGAGCGTCGGTTTCTCAGGCGTCATCTTCGCGATGCTCGCTGTCGCCATCGTCTATGTCCTCGCGACAAGCTATGTTTCGATGCTCGCCCGCCGAAAAGAGTTCGCTGTTTTACTGGCACTCGGCTGGCGGACGAAGGATCTCTATAAAATCGTCTTGATCGAGGCGGCAATCCTCGCCGGATTCGTTTCAACAATCGCCTTGATCGTCGAAGGCATCTTCTCACTTGTTCGGAGCGAAGCGATGAACGGCTGGAGTCTCCTCTGGATCGCACTGTTCAGTCTCGTCATCTACCTCGCTGGCGCAATCTGGTCGGCGTGGACGATCCGTCGCATCTCACCGTACGAAGCAATCAAGACCGGTGAATACGCGAAAGCCGCTCGCGTCGGACTGAAACTTCGTTCGACGGTGACACTCGCACTAAAGGAACTGATCGGGAAATGGAAGCGCAATAGCCTATCCGTCCTCTCAATCGCTCTCCCAACGGCACTGCTGACGTTCTTCTTATTCGTGACGTTCCATTTACAAGGTGTTCTCTATACATCATGGCTCGGTCAATTCGTTGCCCTGCAAGTCGGTCCGATGCATTACGTGACGATGGGTGTTGCCATCACGATTGCCATTTTGACGACGGGTGAGATCATGTGGCAAAACGTCACCGATCGCAGGGCGTCGCTCGCCGTCCTAAAAGCACTCGGCTGGGCGAACGGCGCGATCCGACAGTTGATTGTCCTCGAAGGCTTCCTCGTCGGTCTGATTTCCGGTATCATTGGATTGATCGTTGCCTATTCGACGATTTATGTCTTGTATGACCTCGTACCGTGGAATGAACCGTTATTGATTGGCGTATCGCTCGCCTTACCGATTTTGTTCGGTGTCATCGCCGCCTTCATCCCAGCTCAACTGGCAGCACGTGTTCAACCGTATCAAGAACTAAAAGATGCTTCGTAA
- a CDS encoding HAD-IIIA family hydrolase produces MQAIFLDRDGTIGGDDTVHYPGTFALFPYVPSLIERLRNQGILLIAFTNQPGISKGFAREEDFRTELLSFGFDDTLICPHAAEDCCTCRKPSPELLWQAQVKHDLRLDQCVVIGDRWSDMVAAAHAGCIKILVRTGAGESSIRDYADRVEQANVDYIADDLTDAIAWLDTQN; encoded by the coding sequence ATTCAGGCAATATTTCTTGACCGGGACGGAACGATTGGTGGAGATGACACCGTCCACTACCCTGGAACGTTTGCGTTATTTCCATACGTTCCTTCGCTAATCGAACGCTTACGTAACCAAGGGATTTTACTGATTGCGTTCACGAATCAACCTGGTATCTCAAAAGGATTTGCCCGTGAAGAGGATTTTCGGACAGAATTACTGAGCTTCGGCTTTGATGATACGCTCATTTGTCCTCATGCAGCGGAAGATTGTTGCACTTGTCGCAAACCGTCACCTGAATTATTATGGCAAGCTCAAGTAAAACACGATCTCCGACTCGATCAGTGTGTCGTCATTGGGGACCGATGGAGTGATATGGTGGCAGCTGCGCACGCCGGGTGTATCAAAATCTTAGTTCGAACCGGTGCCGGAGAGAGCTCCATTCGTGATTACGCTGATCGCGTGGAACAAGCAAACGTCGACTATATTGCCGACGACTTGACGGACGCGATCGCTTGGCTCGATACGCAAAACTGA